The region tggcttctttttgctcaaggccaggactctacctcttgagccacagtgccacttctggctttttctgtgtatgtggtgctgaggaattgaacccagggcttcatgcatgctaggcaagcactctaccgctaagccacattctcagcccttcatGCTTATTTCTTATTTTGCCTATTATGCCtgagaaatttaaatatttacactGGTAATGATAGGTTATATTGTGCTGCTTGCTAAGTAGTTAAATAATATTGATGGTTGCTATATTTATGTCTGATTAACTTTTACTTTAGATTTTTCTATCatgttcccctctccctccccccccaccactttttttttttttggtgccaggactgtggcttgtactcagggcctaggtgctgtttctgagcctttttgctccaggctagtactctaccacttgagccatggcttgaCGGCTGACTCTTTTgatgtttacttggagataacagtgtcaCAGAAATTGTTCCCAGGCAGGCATTGAaccatccttggatctcagcctcttgagtagttaggattacgggcatgagctgGCTTCttctcagattttatttttttgttggttgtggggtttgaattctgggccttggtgctgtccttgagctcttcagctcaaagctagcactctatcacttgagccacagtgctacttctggttttctggtggttatttggagataagagtttcatggactttccggcctgggctgccttttttttttttttttttttgccagtcctgggccttggactcagggcctgagcactgtccctggcttcttcccgctcaaggctagcactctgccacttgagccacagcgccgcttctggccgttttctgtatatgtggtgctggggagtcgaacctagggcctcatgtatccgaggcaggcactcttgccgctaggctatatccccagccccctgggctgcCTTttaacctgaatcctcagatctcaccctgctgagtaactaggattacaggcatgtgccacggGCACCCGGCTTTGAGATTTtaataggaatatatatatatggatatttttttttggtctgagacatGGACTCAAATTTGGTATGTgactctggtgctctaccacctgagccaagcctCCCAATCCCAGGAGTTGGTtgttgctcccccccccccccccccccgctttttcttttttggaatgaCATTTTGTTCTTAGAAATAAAGTTTTAGCCAGGGGACAGAGTGAGGCCTGGTGGTTCAGGAACTCAGGATatgtagaggcaggaggatggaccGGCAAAggacagtctgggctacatattgagaccctgtctcaaaaaacaccACACAGATAAGAAGAAAGTTTCTCCAAATGGAAACCTCCAAAACAAATAGTAACACAGTGGATGATACTCAGGAAAACAAATAGTAACACAGTGGATGATACTCAGGTACTGAGGACACAGTAGATGTTAGCTGGTAGTACTGATGTCTGCTCTCTGTCGGGACAGTGGTTGGATGCTCTCCTTGGTACAGCCTGGGAACCAGATCATAGTTAATTCCTTCTTACGTTGCTTCCCTCTTCCTTAGTCATACACTGGTCTTCCTATGTCTGGTCATCTCTGGTTGGTCTCTCGTAGTTCAGAATTAGTGCCTTCACTTCCCAAGGCCAAACTTGTAAAAAGTACTGCCTGTGCTGAGCATTCTTTGTGGCTTGCAAGTTCACATTCCTAAGGTGCTAAAAACTTCCTATATAAGGTTATAATCTTTTCTGCTCTGTTCATGAACTGTGTATATGTAGTGTGGAGGTTAGCCCAAATGCAAAACAAGACTCTACCTCTTGGAACATTGACGTGTGCTCCTTGGCTTTGGTTGCTGTAACCATGTTGAAGTGATAGTATTTTTAGACAGCAGATATACTTACACTTTACATGGATCCTCAGCTAGTCCTTAATGATTTAAGGTAGATAATTATTTTGCCACTTTATATGAGAGAAGACAGGCTTAGAGAGAAGCTATTTGCCTATAATTATACAAGTACTAACTGGCCAGTTCAGGTTTTGGATTGAAATGACCTGACTCTTCACTGTGAGCAGCTTTTTAGTTAAGCAGGTGGTGAATGAGTATGGATAAAGGTGAAGTGGATGGCACTTCTGAGTCAGCTGAGACCTGCCTGCTTTCTCAGGAAAAAAACATCCatagagggctgggagtatggcccagtggtagagtgcttgcctcacatacatgaagccctgggttctatttctcagcaccacatatatagaaaaggccagtggcactgtggctcaagtgatggagtgctacccttgagcaaaaagaagccagggacagtactcaggccctgagttcaaacccaaggagtggcaaaaataaaaaccaaaaacacatcCATAGAAGGCTTAGATGTTTCAGATGTATCATTTCAATGTAGGTAACCTCAGGCTTTAGAAATAGcacagtgatagaacacttgcctaaacATCTAGGGTTTTGATTataatctccccccaccccccctactGAAACCAACTAAAGGAGGGTTACATTGCTTCTGATGACTTGGCATTTTCCCTGTCTGGATGGCAATAACAACCCTTCTTAGTCTCTTTACCTTGCCTTTTCCAGCTACTTGGTAATCATTTCCTGTAATTATATGTTAATCATTTCCTGTAATTACATGTTTTCATATGCTTTTCTCAAAAACTAAATTTTAAGAACCTTGTTTTTTAATGCTTAGAAAAGTAACTTCCCTATGAATTTCCTTATCCTTTAGGctgttccatttttttaaaaatgcctatTTAATGCCTTACTACAGTTTAAGCAGGGCAGTTAAATAAAGTATTGGTCaaggaaagaaatgcaaacctCTACCTAGTCTAGTAATTATTTTTGGGAAACCTTTCCCTTAGCCCAAACTGATGTATCGGAAGTAACAAGTTCTCAGAAAGGGAAAGATGAGACAGGACCCAGAATCTTGCATAAAATGTGGGGTGACATTATGCTCAGGGTAGACACAGCCTTGAACTATAGCATGCAGGGCCTTTGTTGTGTGTTGGTTCATTTGTTGGTCTCTCCTGCCCTTATCAACCTTCTTCCCCTTTATTATTTTAGGTAGAAGATGTGCTGCACCGTTGTCGAgagtatttaattaaaaaaataaatgcagagaACTGTGTGAGATTGTTGGGTTTTGCTGACCTCTTTAGTTGTGAGGAACTAAAACAGAATGCTAAAAGGATGGTGGAGCACAAGTTCACAGCCGTGTGTCACCAGGAAGCTTTCATGCAGCTGTCCCATGACCTGCTAATAGACATTCTCAGCAGTGACAATTTAAAtgtagaaaaggaagagacagTTCGGGAAGCTGCTATGCTATGGCTGGAGTACAACACAGAGTCACGGTCCCAGTACCTGTCTTCAGTCCTCAGCCAGATCCGAATTGATGCACTTTCAGAAGTGACCCAGCGAGCCTGGTTTCAAGGCCTGCCACCCAACGATAAGTCTGTGGTGGTGCAAGGTCTTTATAAGTCCATGCCCAAGTTTTTCAAACCACGCCTTGGGATGACTAAAGAAGAGATGATGATCTTCATTGAAGCCTCTTCAGAAAATCCGTGTAGTCTTTACTCTTCAGTCTGTTACAGCCCACAGGCAGAAAAGGTTTACAAGCTGTGCAGCCCACCTGCAGGTTTGCATAAAGTTGGGACCGTAGTCACCCCTGATAATGACATCTATATAGCAGGAGGCCAGGTTCCTCTGAAAAACACAAAGAGCAATCACAGCAAGACAAGCAAACTGCAGACTGCCTTCCGAACTGTGAACTGCTTCTATTGGTTTGATGCACAGCAAAACACTTGGTTCCCAAAGACCCCAATGCTCACTGTCCGTGTGAAGCCATCTTTGGTTTGCTGTGAAGGCTACATCTATGCGATTGGGGGTGACAGCGTGGGGGGAGAACTTAACCGGAGGACCGTAGAAAGATATGACACAGAGAAGGATGAGTGGACGATGGTAAGCCCTCTGCCTTGTGCCTGGCAGTGGAGTGCAGCGGTGGTGGTCCACGACTGCATTTATGTGATGACGTTGAACCTCATGTACTGCTACTTCCCCAGGTCTGACTCCTGGGTGGAGATGGCCATGAGGCAGACGAGCAGATCCTTTGCCTCAGCTGCAGCGTTTGGTGATAAGATTTTTTACATTGGAGGGTTGCACATTGCCACCAATTCTGGCCTAAGACTCCCCTCTGGCACTGTAGATGGATCTTCAGTGACTGTAGAGATTTATGATGTGaacaaaaatgagtggaaaatggcAGCCAACATCCCCGCAAAGAGGTACTCGGACCCCTGTGTTCGAGCCGTTGTGATCTCAAATTCTCTTTGTGTGTTCATGCGAGAAACCCACTTAAATGAGCGAGCTAAGTACGTTACCTACCAGTATGACCTGGAACTTGACCGCTGGTCTCTGCGCCAGCACATATCTGAGCGTGTGCTTTGGGACTTAGGCAGAGATTTTCGGTGCACTGTGGGAAAACTTTATCCATCCTGCCTTGAAGAATCACCATGGAAACCACCAACTTACCTTTTCTCACCAGATGGGACAGAGGAGTTTGAGTTGGACGGAGAGATGGTTGCACTCCCTCCTGTATAGTTGAGTTGAGGGAGTACTGCCTAGTTCCCTTCCTTCATTAAGCAACATGCTAGGAGAGGACCAGACGGGAGTACATGAAATTCTATCtttgataaattttatttttatgccctACTTATTTGCTTCAGTATAGTATATATCAGTGAGTCTTACAGGAAGATGTGCTTCCATCATAGGAGCTAGGTGAGTTAGTCCTTGAGAGCCTCTAATGTGTATTGTGAGAGCAGAGGAATGAACAGCTAATGAATGCTGTTAGCCCTGTGCATGTACAGTTCAAAGTTCACTTAGAGAAGTAGCTTCCTTTCTAGGGTGGGACATCACAGACTGTGCTGAGATTTAGTATATCTCATTCCTGTGCTTTGTTCTGAAGTTCTGGAATACATTTTTCCAGTAACTAACCAGCCGTGCTTAATGCTGATGTCCACATTTGTGTAGCAGTGTTGTCCATGTCCTCCGCTGTAGTTGAGAACACTCCGTAATTTTGTGGTATTACACAGGAAAGGTACGACTGCAGGACCAGTCTATCCAGTTAGGTGCATGTATCCTCTCTCCATTAACCGTCTGTGTAGAATAGAGGTCATCCAGCCAACTGGCCATATACCAGGCACATGAACTTAGTTTCTGGGTTTGCAGTGAGAATTGTGCGGGTCTGTGGAGCTTTCATGAAAGGTGAAGGTTTCCACCCTCTTGAGTTAGCACTGCTCACACATAGAACTACCTGCTGCTGATGTAGTCCTCCATCTTCAAGATAGAGAGTGGGTTAACCAGGTCATTACATCCTAATTTAATAACAAGCGTTACTGTAGAGTGATTGTGTAGGTATCTGTTAGCTGTCAGAGTGTGTTTTTTAaacctgatgtgtgtgtgtgtcgggttAGGAGCCGTCTGCACTGGTATTTCCAGGAGGGCAGATGCCCAGTGCCTCTGCCATTACCCAAGAAACCACTGGCAGTAGTGGCGCCGCCATGGACGGGAGCACAGGCACTTGTGACTGACATCGCCGGCATGTTCAACTCTGTAATGTTCTCGCACTGTATTTTGAATGacattaatttattaaataaagtGTATATATTCAACATCTGGGTTTTGTATGGCGGGATGGGCTTCTTGTAGTTTGGTTTTACTGGTGTAACTCGGGTAGTGTTAGTATCTTCAGAATTCTGTGTGAAATGGATGTGCACACAGTAGTAGTTTCTCCTCCTGCACTCTGAAAATACTACATGGGATGAACAATTCCTGGGTTTTAAGTTGGGGCCTGTGTGCTGGGATCTGTGTCTGAGCAGGGTGCCCATGCTGTGTGCTACCCTTGGCTGCTCCAGGCTCTCACCTTCCTGTTCCTTGGCACCAGATACTGTTAAAATTGTTACTCTCTTACCGAGCCTAATTTATAAGTTACAAAACTATCATACACACATCTGTGGAGAAAACCAGCATAAATGGGGTTTGACACCCACAGTTTCACTAATCTTCAAGACCGGGTGGTAGAACACATCTGCTGATTAAGAGGACCATTGTGAGATGCTCATACTTCACAGGAAAAAGGGTCTTTCGGTGATAGAACTTCACCAAATCTACCTTCACCTATCTGCTGCTTCCTCTGCTATTTGTAAAGGGATAGTCACTGGGACTGTGGGCATGgcttgtggtagagcaccagccacaagCAGGAAAAGCTGAGTCAGTGAGTGataaggtcctgagctcaagccccagtacccaaaaATGGAATGGGCACTGTGCATTCCCCTCCGGAGGGCCACTTACTATGATAggtctttgttcagtttttctacaTTGTAGTCTGGGGAGgcggggtagggggtggggctAGATTTAGAGCCTGTCCtcaagctttttctctcaaggatggtactctaccacttgagccacacctccacttgtggcttttctttgttggtcatgggacttgaactctggggcctggacaTTTTCTccgagctcttcatctcaaggctagggccttaccactttgagccacagtgccacttttggttttctggtggttaattgcaagagtctcatggactttcatgttgaggctggctttgaactgcaattctcacatAGCAACTTCCtgggtagttaagattatagccgtgaaccacttgtgcctggctggaactttttgatggttaactggtgataaaagtatcagactttgctgcctgggctatcttcaaaGCTTaaatctcaggtctcagccccctgagtaattaGGAGTATAGACCTCACCATTGGGACTGTCTAGAACTCTTACTTTCTTGCTCACGGCGAAGGCCCAGAAGCTGTTCATCTTTTTGGAGGACGTAGGACCATTTCCCTGAGTCTGAGTCTGCCACTGCTCTCTTCAGAAGGCTTAGGTAATTATGCAGATGGATAGAACTTTCTGGAACTGCTGGGTAGCCAGATGAGAGATTTGGTCAGCTGGGCTCCCTTGGGCATGCAGTTTTTTTCTTACCTATAGCCTACTTCTGTGGCTCTCAAGATCCTTTACAGTTCACCAAGGATTGGTACAGCAGGAAGAGCTTGAATGAATGCAAAGTGTTCTTTTGCCTCCAGAGTTGCTTTTGCTGTGTAATATAACGCTGGCACGTTGGTCACACATAACCACAAGCCCTCACATAGGAAAGGAATGCTTTGTGTGGGTCACACTGTTCTTTGAATGCCTGCTGTGTGCCAGGATGCCTGTCCTCAAGATCCTTACAGTGCCCAAGCAGGTCCTTTAGAGCCATCACCACAGCCATGGGAGTGTAGAAAGAGCACAAAAGGAAAGATGTGTCTGCCTGGCTAAATTGCCATGGGCCCTGACCTCTGCATTTCACTGCCTTTTGCTGTGCTTGGATCCCACACATGCCTTCTTCACCAACAGGGACTGTTTAAAAGCAAGCGATGGATTGCCATAGCAAGTCACCCTAATGCAGCTAACACTCCCATGTTCTTGGCACCAGGTGAGAAGCCGAGGAAACACCTAGGAAGAAGAAACGAGCTTGTGGGCCCTCCTCCCTGCATGATGCTATTTCTGTGGCTGCTTCCTCTTCACCTCACAACTGTAGTCACAGGATTGCTTGAACAGCTCCATCACGGTAAACATCATGCATATGACTGGCAACAGCCCACAGCTGCGTGCACGGAGCAAGCTGTTCTCTTTTCTCTTGGTACCGGAGATTGAACTCCAGTAGggaggcactgtaccacttgagccacactgccatccCATTTTGATGCTGGTTATTTGCAAGACGGCCTCATTTTATGCTCTGGCCCATCTGAGCCACAGTCCTCCACTTGCCCATGTTGTGTGGCTAGGAAGGACAGGTGGGCCCCACTGTACCCAGACACTACTTTCTGAAAATTTTTATAAGGAGATTTCTGCTTAGTTCTGGAGGCTAGGGGTGATGGCGCTGACATCAGCTTTGCTAAATGGTGAGGTTCCCTGTGGCACAGGCATTGTAATGGCCAGTACATGTGTGAGGTCATGTGCCAACAACAGCAGAAGAGAGGTCTTGAACACTCACCAGGGCCTCATGAGAATATTTTCCTCTGAGGTCAGAGCCTCAGTAACCTAACCACCTCCTGTAAGGCCCCACCTCCAGAAGTTTTCACTCAACATTCTCAGACTACATGGCTCaggctggctggcctcaaactccccaAACTGTCCCCACTTCCCTAGCACCTGAGAATGCAGTTAGGCACCACTGCAGCCAGCAGTTCTCAGTTGTTCATATGGAAATTCCAATAAGTCTAATGTACACCACCATCAACCTCAGCCATGCCCTTCTCCCATTCCCACAGTCCACACTTTGTGTTCCAGGAGTGTAGCCCATCCAGGGACACATGGATTTGCACACCCCAAGTCCTGTGTGGGCACATTCGTGACCTCCTGAGGCAGGTGTGGGTGGAATCAAGCCCAGAAATCACAAAGCAGCCCTGTTGTGCCAGGGGAAGAGTCTGGTGATGGgacttcccctcccccagtcctgtggctcaagacaGAACTGACTCCAGCCCACGCTCCTGGATGTTAAGGGAATCAGAACTGCACCCCAGTGCACCAGAACGACAGCAGGCAACTCCTCCCTAGGCATGAATGGCAGCATAGCTCAGCTCCCGGTGAAGCTGTCCAGCAGGTGCCAGATAGCACACGAGGGGATACAGATGACACTGCTGGAGTCCTCAGAGCTGCCAGGGCCCACCTGGAGTCCAAGCTGTCTGAGGACACCACCAGTGGTGGAAGGAGACATGGCCCAACCAGCCTCCTCAGTGCCCTGTGGGGCCCAGGAGCTGAGGGCAGTGACCACACAGTGCACCCCAGGGCTGGCATCTGGTCACCAAGCTGGCCACAGaccacacacaatccaggaaatTCCGGGGCAGATGGTCATTTTATTAATGCTTTTTCTTAAAGTTATAGTAAGAGTTTTACAATTCAATGTGATCAAATGtgatttatcattttaaaaaaccAAGCATGGCAGAAACAAGTGGTACAAATGATAAAAGCTCTAGAGCCAAGAGGGAGTGTGAGTGCCTTCTGATGAGGAGATGCCACGGCCATATCTTCTCAGACACTTCTGACAGCAGCTTGTGGAAGCTGTCTTCCCAATACCTAAGTGACACTTGTCCCTACCAAGTGCCTTCACTAGCTCACTCATCAAATGCTTCTTAAGGAACACTCAGTCTGGGTCTTCTGCTATGAAATCGTACCCTTTTAAGAAATGAGGCAGTATTTCACTGGAGCATTCTGAAAATGTCAATGGCCTTTCCAGGCTCAGTACCTGATCAAAAGGTTCAAATGTTTATATATTACACACAAAATAATCTGAGCAGCAGGTCGTGGGTATGACACTCAG is a window of Perognathus longimembris pacificus isolate PPM17 chromosome 2, ASM2315922v1, whole genome shotgun sequence DNA encoding:
- the Kbtbd2 gene encoding kelch repeat and BTB domain-containing protein 2, which produces MATPDDRRVNMEYAVSLLEQLRLFYEQRLFTDIVLIVEGKEFPCHKMVLATCSSYFRAMFMSGLSESKQTHVHLRNVDAATLQIIITYAYTGNLALSDNTVEQLYETACFLQVEDVLHRCREYLIKKINAENCVRLLGFADLFSCEELKQNAKRMVEHKFTAVCHQEAFMQLSHDLLIDILSSDNLNVEKEETVREAAMLWLEYNTESRSQYLSSVLSQIRIDALSEVTQRAWFQGLPPNDKSVVVQGLYKSMPKFFKPRLGMTKEEMMIFIEASSENPCSLYSSVCYSPQAEKVYKLCSPPAGLHKVGTVVTPDNDIYIAGGQVPLKNTKSNHSKTSKLQTAFRTVNCFYWFDAQQNTWFPKTPMLTVRVKPSLVCCEGYIYAIGGDSVGGELNRRTVERYDTEKDEWTMVSPLPCAWQWSAAVVVHDCIYVMTLNLMYCYFPRSDSWVEMAMRQTSRSFASAAAFGDKIFYIGGLHIATNSGLRLPSGTVDGSSVTVEIYDVNKNEWKMAANIPAKRYSDPCVRAVVISNSLCVFMRETHLNERAKYVTYQYDLELDRWSLRQHISERVLWDLGRDFRCTVGKLYPSCLEESPWKPPTYLFSPDGTEEFELDGEMVALPPV